The DNA sequence TTTACTTTCCTTAGCGCCCTGATACTGATATCTCTCTTATATACCCGCTAGTAATACCAGTGCCCTTTATAACAATGGCATAGAAATTCTAGTCATTTACTCCCGTATACTAGCATCTGCTCCATATTCAAGCAGCAATTGAATAATGTCCATAGAACCATTTTTcatagcagcatcaagaacaCTTCCGCTCACTCCTTGTGCATGTATATCTGCTCTACTAGCAAGAAGTATTTTGATAATTTCCATAGAGCCGTTTTGTACGGCAGTATGGAGAGCGCTTCCGTTCACTCCTTGTGCATTAGGATCTGCTCCATAAGCAAGAAGTCTTTCAATAATTTTCACAGAGCAGTTTTCTACGGCAGTATGGAGAGCGCTTCCTTTCACTCCTTGTGCATCCATATCTGCGCCATGATCGATAAGTAATTTGACGATTTCCACAGAACCAATTTTTGCAGCGGCAAAAAGAGCGCTTCCATTTGCTCCTTGAGCATCAATATCTGCGCCATGATCGACAAGTAATTTGACGATTTCCATGTGCCCGTGCGCCGTCGCTGTCTGAAGCGCAGGATTGCCGTCTTCTCCCGTACTGTTAGGGTCAACTCCCTTCTGCAGTAGGAAACGAATTAGGAATGTAATGCCACTGCGAGAAAGATTGTACAGCAGATGGCCGTATCTGATGTCAGTTGTGGCTATTGTCTCCGCTTCGAGCAGTGTGGCCACAACATCTAGATAGCCTTCGGCTGCCGCAATGTCCATGCAGTCGAATCTAAAACTCGTCGCTCGTTCTAACAAGGAGTGGGAATGCATACATAGCCCGGCTTTATCGAACCAGGACTCCAGAATGAAAAAGGCAGAGCTGCCCTCTTGGCGCATGATGGAGTTCGCGAATTTGACTCCGATATCAAGAGCCTGGCTACCCTTGTCCGAATTTTGCATGTGTTGGGGGAGAAACTGTAGGATGTAGGAAAGCAGAGGCCAATTTGCAAGGTGGCGAATAATGTGTTTATAATCCGGTTTGTCTCCATTCATTGCAGGGCAGTTTTCTGCAAATAGACGAAGATACGAGATGCAGTTGAGGAAAATCTCATATTCTCCTAGATGTTTCTTCATGAGGAACTCCCCTGCTTCGACGTCGCTGGTCAAGAATTCTCGGACGGTTAGATGTAGAAGCTGGACGATATCGTTCGTATCGCGCAGAAAGAAATCGGCGGAATCCTGTGATGATCCAATCTCCAAGAGATCTCCACAAATGTCACTCATTCTTTGTTGCACAGCGGTATCATCGAGAAGGCGATAATCCTGTAAGTTGATCCTTGAATTCTCTTCCACAGTGTCTGGTATCGCAACTACGTCGCGAAACTCGTTGACGCTTAGCGCCCGCTCAGCAAATGTCACCCACGTCAGCATCCGTTGCGCTTCTCGAACTCGTGAATCAGCCTTTTCTTGCCCTTCGTTATTGAATCTGGCTAACAAGTCTTTGACAATGCGCTCATATAATGGCTTCAGATCGTTGGGGAGTGCGTCCACTGTTTTCTTGAATTCTCTTGCGGAAACACCGCGACGTACTTCCCGCTTTAATTCTCTCGTTACAATCTCTACCCACATAAAAACTCCTCTCGCCTTGCTCACGAGGTTGGCAGTTGCATATGCGGCCATATCTTCAAACTCAGCCGTGAGTGCGGGCCGCTGAGCCAGGTACGCGTCTTGCACTTTGCACATTGCTATTTTGATAAACTTTTTGATGTCCCCTTCGTTCTTTTTCTCGAGCACCACGTGGAAAAAGTTGTGAGATTTCcgtatataaaaaaaattgtcCTTAATGTCCTCTTCAGGTCGACTTGCAAGAACACATTTGATAACACAAGCTGATTCATTCTGGCAGAAGTGCTGCAGTAATAACAAGATATCGGATCTTTCTGACTGCTCTGACTCGTCCATTGCGTCGATAACGAGGTAGATTGTCAGAGGAAAATCGTTAAATTCACCCAGTGAGGTGAAGACATTGTGGAGATCTTTGAAAGTCCAAGAGATTGAACCCCGAGAACGATCTAGCAGGCTTCGATATTTTTCTCTAAAGGCCGGGTAAAATCTTTGCTCCTGGCTCAAAAGCTGGTACAGAAGCGATTGAAGCATATGAGTATTGCTAATCTCAGATTTGGCGCCTCTGAGACtgtagaagaagctggcgaggAGGGCAGAGCGGTTCCTCGGCTGTGGAGCAATGTCGTGAAAGGCAGCTTTGTCAGGTGTAGCGTAAGCGTCTGAAAGGTCGTATTGATTCTGTAAATGTTTGAGAATCTTTTTACACAGAGTCGATTTTCCACTGCCAGGTCTGCCTTGTATCCAGAGCAATGCTGACGTTGTCTCCTTGCTCCAGAGTTTATACGCATCGTCCGCCCAAAGCCAAGCTCCTGTTTCTTCACTCCCTAGTGAGATGATTCCACGGCGCTGGTTATCCGCCATCGGTGACAGAGAATTTAAACAATCTATACACGTAAAAATAATTTagcttccttctttttgttttggagaGTTTGAGCCAAGCCCATAACTCATGATGTGTACCTGTTGATTCCTTCTCCGGGTTAATATATGGCAGATCTTCCAAGATGTCCGAAATGTTGAGAGATGGTCTACTGACCGTTAAGATCTTGAGTTTTGATGGATTTTCTGTGTTGCTTTTCCCTTTGATGTTGTCCCATACTTCGCGAAGATTTCTTAGAAACCGACCTAAGTCTTCTGGATACAACTCATCAATACCATCAATGATAATCCGAACCTCCAGACGCTCTCTACTCTCCAACAAATTATTTAGCACTTTTTCTAGAACTTTCCAAAGTGTAACTTCGTGACTTTGTTCGATAAGCTGATCGCTGCGGGACAGACACGTCCGGAGATGTGGAGGGATGCAGTCGATAATGTCACACTCTAGTAGCTGAGATATGATTGATGCCACCGCAGTCGTCGAGCtgggttctttttttcttttgaagaagaagaatgcaAGACGAGTCCGAAACGACGTGTGCATCTGCTTGATCTGTTGCACTATATGCAATGATGTTGTGGTCTTTCCCGAGCCTGGGAGCCCTGAGTACCACAAAAATTGAGGTTCGTGACTGGAAAGCCAATTTGTATATTCTGGGCTTTTCAAAAACTACTCCATCGTTTGGACGTCAATTTGATTTTGATCTCGCTGAAGGTCATTTTGGAAATCCGTTTCCACGTAGAAACTAAGTGCTTTCATCGCTGACACGTCGGAGACGTCCTGCTTGTTGATGTTATTGTCAACCAAGCGCTTGATGCTTTGGCATAGGCGAGTGTATCCGACATCTGTTTCGCTCAGGAATCTATGAATAGCACGGTATTTCCCATGACAAGGAATGTTATCCTTCTGGGGTATCATCGCggagtctttttttcacgGCCTTTGAGACAAGTGTTAGCATATGAGTCTTTCTTATGTTTTCGTATCACTATAGAACCGACATTCATGATTGGAAATGGACCGACGGATTCTGGCTGAACCTCATAAAAGTTGACCATGTCCCTATTTGCAAACCGGGTTAAGAAGATCTCATGTAGAGACTTG is a window from the Trichoderma atroviride chromosome 5, complete sequence genome containing:
- a CDS encoding uncharacterized protein (EggNog:ENOG41) — its product is MADNQRRGIISLGSEETGAWLWADDAYKLWSKETTSALLWIQGRPGSGKSTLCKKILKHLQNQYDLSDAYATPDKAAFHDIAPQPRNRSALLASFFYSLRGAKSEISNTHMLQSLLYQLLSQEQRFYPAFREKYRSLLDRSRGSISWTFKDLHNVFTSLGEFNDFPLTIYLVIDAMDESEQSERSDILLLLQHFCQNESACVIKCVLASRPEEDIKDNFFYIRKSHNFFHVVLEKKNEGDIKKFIKIAMCKVQDAYLAQRPALTAEFEDMAAYATANLVSKARGVFMWVEIVTRELKREVRRGVSAREFKKTVDALPNDLKPLYERIVKDLLARFNNEGQEKADSRVREAQRMLTWVTFAERALSVNEFRDVVAIPDTVEENSRINLQDYRLLDDTAVQQRMSDICGDLLEIGSSQDSADFFLRDTNDIVQLLHLTVREFLTSDVEAGEFLMKKHLGEYEIFLNCISYLRLFAENCPAMNGDKPDYKHIIRHLANWPLLSYILQFLPQHMQNSDKGSQALDIGVKFANSIMRQEGSSAFFILESWFDKAGLCMHSHSLLERATSFRFDCMDIAAAEGYLDVVATLLEAETIATTDIRYGHLLYNLSRSGITFLIRFLLQKGVDPNSTGEDGNPALQTATAHGHMEIVKLLVDHGADIDAQGANGSALFAAAKIGSVEIVKLLIDHGADMDAQGVKGSALHTAVENCSVKIIERLLAYGADPNAQGVNGSALHTAVQNGSMEIIKILLASRADIHAQGVSGSVLDAAMKNGSMDIIQLLLEYGADASIRE